TTTATGCACCTGTCTGATAACAACATATTGAAGCATAGACATTTATTACGGACACGTTATATGATAGGACGATTCCATAAAAGCGTTGATATAAAAGTCGACGAGTAGTCGAGTACCCAATTTCAATTATGTATGGGCCATCATGTCACTAGTTTTTCTTTTAAGGAAATCTGTACGTATATTCATTAGATACTCCTACAGTCGTCCTCCTAGTGGAATACCAAATAAACCAGAATTCAACCTCCAGTAAATCTCCAAGAGACGGTCTTTCACTACAACTGATGAGAGATAACCAATAAACAagctaaaaattaattaaataaaaaagataaataaaaattaaataaaaataataataactatcTATTATGAAAGAGACCTCTTACTAATATTAATGAGAGTTAGTCTTTATTAAGAATTTGGCTAGATCaggaaaaccgttgttatataaacaAGGTTTCGTTAAGTTAATTAATCATAATCACATCCAATATATGATCCATAAGATGACTAAGATAACATATGATCCTGAGTCCGAAGTTTCAAATATGTCTTGCGATCGCGACGCAAACTTGAGAAGCTTGATTGCTCGAAAGAAGCTTAATCTAGTCCTAGACTTGGATAACACGCTAATCCATGCGATTAAAACAAAAGACATCACCCCCAGCGATCAACAATGCCTCAAACATTTGCGTTGTCGAAATTGGTTCAAGGAAGGAAAATTGTTCAAACTTGATGATTATTTGGTTAAACCGAGACCTAATGTTTACACCTTCTTGAAAGAAGCGAGCGCTTTATTTGACTTATCAGTCTTTACGTTGCAAACGAAAGACTATGCAAATAAAGCGGTCGAGATACTTGATCCAAAGGGGTTGTATATATCACCCTTAAACGTGTTTTCCAGGGAGGATTGTAAGAAACCTATGATGAAAGATCTCGATGTGGTGAATCAAGACGAGCGGGTTACTTTGGTGGTGGATGACACGAAGTGGGTTTGGGCTGCTGATAATCAGAAGAATGTGATCGGATTAAACCCGTATTTGTTCTTTGAGGTGGGTAATAAACAATGGAATATGAAACACGCAGGGTTGCAATTGAGAGGAGATGAAAGCGAGAAATATGGTGAACTTGCAAGAGTTTTAAGGGAATTGAAGAAGATTCATATTGCTTTCTTTGATACGGAAGCGAATCAAGTTGATTACGAGAATCGCGATGTTAGGGACGTAGTTGAAGATGTAAGGAAGAACTTTAGGTTATTGAAGTAATTAGCCTCTTTAGAAATTAAGAATAAGCATAAGAGTTTATTAATCGTAGTAATTAGTAGGAGTATGTGttatttaacttaatttaatCTAGTGCACTTTGTGATTTATTCTCCAATTTATTTTTTAGTTGTTGTATGAGCAAGCACACATATATTTCAACTCATTTGTTATCTTGAAGCAATCTCTTCCACTCCTTTGgttattcacaaattctcattcatgACGGGCAATATCCAACATTCAGTATCGTTCGAATAATTTATACTCCTATCAAATTTATTATGGGttcgtgtattttttttttttaaatatatatagcAGTGTGTGAATATCAATAGTTGATGGCAGAACATAAATTATTTAACCAGAGAAGGTAGAAATAAGCCCGGAAATTGAGAGTACTTAGCAAAACTCCCAAGGCTACTTACGTTACAAATTTGAACGTAAACTAGACAATAGGTATAACAAGTAGATGTTACTACTAGAGGTGCCAACTACCGCGGTTTAAGCTCATGTTAATAAGGCAGGTCTTATTGTATCAGATTCGGGTTTACAGTATCAATTTCATCCTTCACACCAAGTTAGATTTGGTTCAAATAGAGTCGCCATCTGGTGATCGAGTGAACGAAGTAAATTGTTTGTTACAACAAAAGTGTAAATAACTTCATGAAATGAACAGCTAACGAACGACCCAAAGTAGAGTATGTAACCAAATCAGTCGGAGAAAGACAAACCAACCATTAAACTCTCAAATCTCAATAATAACCTGCTCCAACTTCTTGCCGATTCTTTTGTTAATTGTTTCCTGAACCGTATTGATGATTATTGGTGTCATTCAGTTTCATTCATCAACCTGTACCTATTATGAATTTTCCAGAGATGATAACATGGACAACTGAGTCCAGCAATAACAACTTGTCTTTGCATCAGAGTGCCATTTGTTTGCCCGAGGAGTGTCCAGACATCCTGCAATGAGATATTGAGATGTTAACCTGCAGCCAATCTAACAGCTTCACCAGACAGCCTCGCTATATAATTAAGCAGGAGGACAACCATGGGGCATGACTATAGAAACAAGTCGAATCTACTGAACATTTGACTGGATACTCTGTTCTACAAGCAGGCAGTATAAAATGTACTCCATATATAATAAACCAAGGTACAATACACGTTCAAGTGTATTTGGGAAACTTCAGGAAAATTGGATTAGAATTATATATGTTGAATTTTTGGGCAAGCTAAGCACTAAAGGTATTACATTACTTTCCTAATTAAATTTTCTGAACTTGAAAACATTGTAGCATATGAACTTCAGAATAATCATCTTTATTACAAAAACAAATTTCAAAAGAAACTGACCTCCGAACGGTCTTCTCGGTGAACCCACCAGTTTTTCCTCATCTTCTGAACCCCTTAGGGAAGATGAGCACCCAGTCCCCATTATTAAATTTAGAAATAGCAATGTCATACACTCATCCCCCTGAAATAATTAAAATGCATAAAAATGTGGCAGAAGAAACATGATTGTTAACCTGAAACATTCAAGTATTCAACTTTACATCACATCATCAgttttaaaaaaacaaaaccaattcTTGAATCCCGAGTTCATATACTCAGTAAAGACTAACAGACAAGCCTTAGTTAAATGAAGTGAGTGTTGTTTCTAATCTACGAATTCGATGTCAAGCTCAATGAACTAGGCAACTAGCTAGAATAAAGCTCTCCATTTTCTCGAGCCCGATTTACTAAACAAGGAATCCCTTCGCCTCACTTCTTTTCTctccaatccaatccaaccaATGCAAGCATATAAGGATATCATAGGTTGATCTTATCGTGATCAACCTAGTTTCTTTTTCTGCATTAAAAGAAAGCACAAAAAAAAGACTTACTTCATCGAGAGATAGTGCCTGGCTTCACTCTCTACTCCTCTCAGTCGTATGACAAATCACTGCAGAAAATGTCCATTGACCTCCTCAACTGAACGATATAGCATAATGGATGCTGCAACCCTTGACAAAAAGAAAGAAAGATACAAAAATTAAAACAATGTAGCA
The Silene latifolia isolate original U9 population chromosome 11, ASM4854445v1, whole genome shotgun sequence genome window above contains:
- the LOC141613102 gene encoding RNA polymerase II C-terminal domain phosphatase-like 4, which gives rise to MTKITYDPESEVSNMSCDRDANLRSLIARKKLNLVLDLDNTLIHAIKTKDITPSDQQCLKHLRCRNWFKEGKLFKLDDYLVKPRPNVYTFLKEASALFDLSVFTLQTKDYANKAVEILDPKGLYISPLNVFSREDCKKPMMKDLDVVNQDERVTLVVDDTKWVWAADNQKNVIGLNPYLFFEVGNKQWNMKHAGLQLRGDESEKYGELARVLRELKKIHIAFFDTEANQVDYENRDVRDVVEDVRKNFRLLK